Proteins encoded in a region of the Gammaproteobacteria bacterium genome:
- the yjgA gene encoding ribosome biogenesis factor YjgA, producing the protein MEFDDDGSELTSKTRRKKEMHALQAVGTRLVEFPESRLAQLPLSEKLRTAIREYKRLPNSHEARRRQIQYIGRLMRDHELDQIEQQIDQALAPPRETARQKKLIQSSCDQVLMGGDPAITRLIEQYNDLDRQTLRRFYLDYQKAERLAAEQESEILRKKLANYLKDRLL; encoded by the coding sequence TGACGACGGCTCGGAACTGACGAGCAAGACCAGACGCAAAAAGGAAATGCACGCGCTTCAGGCCGTGGGGACCCGTTTGGTGGAATTTCCGGAATCCCGTCTTGCGCAGCTTCCCCTCTCAGAAAAACTTCGTACGGCGATCAGGGAATACAAGCGGCTGCCCAACAGCCATGAAGCGCGACGCCGCCAGATACAATACATCGGCCGTCTGATGAGAGACCATGAGCTCGATCAGATCGAGCAGCAGATTGATCAGGCTCTGGCCCCTCCCAGAGAGACAGCCCGTCAGAAAAAACTGATTCAAAGCAGCTGCGATCAGGTGCTGATGGGCGGTGATCCGGCCATAACCCGGCTGATCGAACAGTACAATGATCTGGACCGGCAGACGCTGCGACGCTTTTACCTGGATTACCAGAAAGCAGAACGCTTAGCCGCCGAGCAGGAATCAGAGATACTGAGAAAAAAACTGGCCAACTACCTGAAAGACCGGTTGCTGTAA